From Patescibacteria group bacterium, a single genomic window includes:
- a CDS encoding NUMOD1 domain-containing DNA-binding protein — MVRRKRIVNQLTLEGKLISTFGSIKEAAELTGVHRTGIWRCLSGRGKRGGNFHWEYADEGDQLGPLFPIKDDDERNFFCQGCGQKTGPRRKFLVCGECIQKLIRIKTGQRPSEIVFILVDKGALTEIMKKELRAFTRKK, encoded by the coding sequence ATGGTCAGAAGGAAAAGGATAGTAAATCAGCTAACTCTTGAGGGAAAACTTATTTCGACCTTTGGCTCAATAAAGGAAGCGGCAGAGTTGACAGGGGTTCATAGAACTGGTATTTGGAGATGTTTGTCGGGGAGAGGGAAAAGGGGAGGGAATTTTCACTGGGAATATGCTGATGAAGGAGATCAACTAGGACCGCTCTTTCCAATTAAGGATGATGATGAACGGAATTTTTTTTGCCAGGGTTGCGGGCAGAAAACAGGACCAAGGCGAAAGTTTTTAGTTTGCGGAGAATGTATACAAAAATTAATAAGAATAAAGACCGGTCAAAGGCCCTCAGAAATTGTATTTATCTTGGTAGATAAGGGGGCTTTAACAGAAATAATGAAAAAAGAGCTGAGAGCTTTTACAAGGAAAAAATGA
- a CDS encoding peptidoglycan DD-metalloendopeptidase family protein, translating to MTPKIRKPFAGEFPMTLKFGDAPEWYLKRAGYPHNGLDFAMPEGTPILACDDGKITYADNIPDSDGIGINIGHDWGLSQYWHLRLLSATLGQVVKRGEMIGHSGRTGWATGPHLHFGTKRPEDSLPEMRGWANPITYMAETPAEPEPPLIIPQTYFVRPGDSLWKIATRFYENGIYWKKIYEANKKKIQDPNKIYPFQRLLIP from the coding sequence ATGACACCAAAAATTAGAAAACCATTTGCCGGTGAATTTCCGATGACCTTAAAATTTGGGGACGCGCCAGAGTGGTATCTTAAAAGAGCTGGCTATCCTCACAACGGCCTGGACTTTGCCATGCCGGAAGGAACCCCGATTTTGGCCTGCGATGATGGGAAAATAACTTACGCTGACAATATCCCTGACTCAGACGGAATAGGAATAAATATAGGTCATGATTGGGGATTGTCTCAATACTGGCACTTGAGGTTATTGAGTGCCACGTTGGGTCAGGTAGTCAAACGAGGCGAAATGATAGGTCATTCAGGGCGCACCGGTTGGGCGACTGGACCTCATCTCCATTTCGGGACCAAGCGACCAGAAGATAGCCTTCCAGAGATGAGGGGATGGGCTAATCCTATAACATACATGGCCGAGACGCCGGCAGAGCCAGAACCCCCGCTTATTATTCCTCAGACTTATTTTGTTAGACCAGGTGACAGTCTTTGGAAAATCGCCACTAGGTTTTACGAAAATGGCATTTATTGGAAAAAAATCTATGAAGCGAATAAAAAGAAAATTCAGGATCCTAATAAAATTTATCCTTTCCAGAGGTTGTTGATTCCTTGA